The Marixanthomonas ophiurae genome has a segment encoding these proteins:
- a CDS encoding alpha-ketoglutarate-dependent dioxygenase AlkB family protein, translating to MTPLFPSEENNTPIQPTLPNAEVVYHPHFISEKKADTYFETLLNETDWQQDDITVFGKKYKQPRLTALYGESGKSYSYSGITMTPLPLTPVLTKIKNKVEEISSENFNVVLLNLYRDGKDSNGWHSDDEKELDKNPVIASVSFGAERMFHLKHKHDKASKYKVNLKNGSLLVMKGQTQHFWKHQIPKTKKNVSPRINLTFRKIVSH from the coding sequence ATGACACCTCTATTCCCTTCAGAAGAAAATAACACTCCTATACAACCCACTTTGCCAAATGCTGAAGTTGTTTATCATCCACATTTTATTTCAGAAAAGAAAGCTGACACCTATTTTGAAACACTCCTGAATGAAACAGACTGGCAGCAGGATGATATCACCGTCTTTGGAAAAAAATATAAGCAACCCCGACTAACCGCCTTATATGGTGAAAGTGGAAAAAGTTATTCTTATTCAGGAATTACTATGACACCTTTACCACTAACCCCAGTATTAACTAAAATAAAAAATAAAGTCGAAGAAATTTCTAGTGAAAACTTTAATGTTGTTTTATTAAACCTATATCGTGATGGGAAAGACAGCAACGGTTGGCACAGCGATGACGAAAAAGAACTAGACAAAAATCCAGTGATCGCATCGGTAAGTTTTGGAGCAGAACGCATGTTTCACTTAAAGCATAAACATGATAAAGCTTCAAAATACAAGGTAAATCTCAAAAATGGAAGCCTTTTAGTAATGAAAGGTCAAACGCAACATTTTTGGAAACATCAAATACCAAAAACAAAAAAGAACGTCTCTCCTAGGATTAATTTGACTTTCAGGAAAATTGTAAGCCACTAA
- a CDS encoding DoxX family protein produces MTNLPWHQYLMGVLYILAGINHFRKPKMYERIMPPYIPAHSTMVLLSGIVEMIFGFMLLNKNTQSIAAWGIIVMLIIFFTVHIYMLQDERAAMKLPKWALILRIPLQFVLIYWAYLYV; encoded by the coding sequence ATGACAAACTTACCTTGGCATCAATACCTAATGGGCGTGCTTTATATCTTGGCGGGCATCAACCACTTTAGAAAACCAAAAATGTATGAACGTATTATGCCCCCCTACATCCCAGCTCATTCAACAATGGTGCTACTAAGCGGTATCGTTGAAATGATTTTTGGCTTCATGCTCTTGAACAAAAACACGCAAAGTATCGCTGCTTGGGGAATTATTGTCATGCTGATTATCTTTTTTACCGTTCATATTTATATGTTGCAAGATGAAAGAGCGGCCATGAAACTTCCTAAATGGGCATTAATTCTACGTATTCCCTTGCAATTTGTATTAATCTATTGGGCTTATTTATATGTATGA
- a CDS encoding DUF6503 family protein, translating into MKKILLLFAATTLFVSCNETQKQKTEKIPVEQNNGIGDGAPSLSTAFAEGVEKTHNKEAFLEHNNVSFDIALNFNGEERLNGTFTMRTNSTKIKYESEDGKTIIYDGKDVFLSPKDAEMKSARFDILTWPYFMAMPFKLTDPGTIWGPVEQVSEKDNEYSRAKLTFKNDIGDTADDWYEVYVDNNTNLLSYAAYIVTFGKSVEKAEEAPHAILYANYQVINDIAIANTWKFYNWSKEEGLYGDIIGDATLSNIKFTESADYTVSKNAKKVEAPK; encoded by the coding sequence CTTTTACTTTTTGCCGCAACTACATTATTTGTTAGTTGCAACGAAACACAGAAGCAGAAAACAGAAAAAATTCCCGTAGAACAAAATAATGGGATTGGAGATGGAGCTCCTTCCCTATCTACAGCATTTGCCGAAGGTGTTGAAAAAACACACAATAAAGAAGCTTTTTTAGAACACAACAATGTTTCGTTTGATATTGCTTTGAATTTTAATGGCGAAGAACGTTTAAACGGAACGTTTACGATGCGAACCAATTCGACAAAAATAAAATATGAATCTGAAGATGGAAAAACTATTATTTATGACGGCAAAGACGTTTTTCTAAGCCCTAAGGATGCTGAAATGAAATCTGCCCGTTTCGATATTCTTACTTGGCCTTATTTTATGGCAATGCCCTTTAAATTAACCGATCCCGGTACAATATGGGGTCCTGTAGAACAAGTATCTGAAAAGGATAATGAATATTCTAGAGCAAAGCTCACTTTTAAAAATGACATTGGCGACACCGCAGATGATTGGTACGAGGTTTATGTAGATAATAATACAAACTTACTAAGTTACGCAGCGTATATTGTTACCTTCGGAAAAAGTGTTGAAAAAGCTGAAGAAGCACCACACGCCATTCTATACGCAAACTATCAAGTAATTAATGATATTGCCATTGCAAATACTTGGAAATTTTACAACTGGAGTAAAGAGGAAGGATTATACGGTGATATTATAGGCGATGCAACCTTGAGTAATATTAAATTTACGGAATCTGCAGATTATACTGTTTCTAAAAATGCTAAAAAAGTAGAAGCTCCTAAATAA
- a CDS encoding S1/P1 nuclease translates to MKKGFLLFVLFAFTALVARPAEDWGRNGHRATGEIAKKYLTKKAKRNIEKLLNGESLALVSTYADEIKSDSNYRKYGPWHYVNFPFESTYEEHDKNEAGDIIEAIKKSVEVLKDEKASKEDKVFYLKLLVHFMGDLHQPMHIGLAKDKGGNDFQVRWFNEGTNLHSVWDTKMIEDYNMSYSELAANEKQLSKMQLKQIQQGSITDWMYESRALCEDIYSNTEVGEKLWYPYMYEYMDVLRMQLQKGGIRLAEVLNDIFG, encoded by the coding sequence ATGAAAAAGGGTTTCTTGTTATTTGTTTTATTTGCTTTTACTGCATTAGTAGCTCGTCCGGCTGAAGATTGGGGGCGTAATGGTCATCGTGCTACAGGAGAAATTGCTAAAAAGTATTTAACTAAAAAAGCAAAGCGAAATATTGAAAAATTACTAAATGGTGAGTCACTTGCATTGGTTTCTACTTATGCTGATGAAATTAAAAGTGACAGTAACTATAGAAAATATGGTCCTTGGCATTATGTGAACTTCCCTTTTGAATCTACTTATGAAGAGCATGATAAAAATGAAGCGGGTGATATTATAGAAGCAATTAAAAAAAGTGTTGAAGTGCTTAAGGATGAAAAAGCTTCAAAAGAGGATAAGGTTTTCTACTTAAAGCTATTGGTTCATTTTATGGGCGATTTGCATCAACCCATGCACATTGGTTTAGCAAAAGATAAAGGTGGTAACGATTTTCAAGTACGTTGGTTTAATGAAGGAACTAATTTACATTCAGTTTGGGACACAAAAATGATTGAAGATTATAATATGTCGTATTCAGAGTTAGCAGCAAATGAAAAACAGCTTTCGAAAATGCAATTGAAACAAATACAACAAGGATCCATAACTGATTGGATGTACGAAAGTCGTGCACTATGCGAAGATATTTATAGCAATACTGAAGTTGGCGAAAAACTATGGTATCCTTATATGTACGAATATATGGATGTACTTAGAATGCAATTACAAAAAGGTGGAATTCGTTTAGCGGAAGTGCTAAATGATATTTTTGGGTAA